Proteins encoded by one window of Branchiostoma floridae strain S238N-H82 chromosome 6, Bfl_VNyyK, whole genome shotgun sequence:
- the LOC118417253 gene encoding protein-glutamine gamma-glutamyltransferase K-like, with the protein MARPDLPPGYGGWQVVDSTPQETSEGVFQCGPCPVVAVKNGQVYLPYDTKFVFAEVNADKVYWKETEWGYYDYLRHEKRSIGFNISTKQVGLNVREDVTENYKHQEGTDQERAAVRAAVEHGSTPWTYESIITHEDVEFSISADEEVYVGQDVNVTLTIKNTGSESRHVTAHLTAYATYYTGVLGAELGELEQDVTIAAGGEDSVKMTFTPREYLDKLVEQAMVKVFVLAHVDTTKQVWAGQDDIRLLSPDLVITAPSEMTVGQQSVVRVEFTNPLDVKLTQAVFRIEGPGLQRPKAIYYGTIMPGKQATVTEFMTPMRAGKKTIVASLTSNKLQQVTGEKEVEVKRA; encoded by the exons ATGGCCCGGCCCGACCTCCCCCCGGGGTACGGAGGTTGGCAGGTGGTGGACTCCACTCCACAGGAAACAAGCGAAG GAGTGTTCCAATGCGGTCCGTGCCCTGTGGTTGCCGTTAAAAACGGACAGGTTTACTTGCCGTACGACACCAAATTCGTGTTTGCCGAAGTGAACGCGGACAAGGTGTACTGGAAG GAGACCGAGTGGGGTTACTATGATTATCTGAGACATGAGAAGAGATCTATAGGATTCAACATCAGCACCAAGCAAGTTGGCCTCAACGTGAGAGAAGACGTCACAGAGAACTACAAACATCAGGAAG GTACTGACCAGGAGCGAGCTGCAGTTCGCGCCGCTGTGGAGCATGGCAGTACACCATGGACTTACGAAAGTATCATCACGCATGAAGACGTAGAGTTTTCTATCAGTGCTGATGAAGAG GTTTACGTTGGTCAAGACGTTAACGTGACCTTGACCATCAAGAACACGGGTTCGGAATCTCGCCACGTCACTGCCCACCTGACTGCCTACGCCACGTACTACACCGGCGTGCTGGGTGCAGAACTGGGAGAACTGGAGCAGGACGTGACAATTGCAGCAGGAGGAG AGGACTCTGTCAAGATGACGTTCACTCCGAGGGAGTATTTGGACAAGCTGGTTGAGCAGGCCATGGTCAAGGTGTTTGTGCTGGCTCACGTGGACACCACCAAACAGGTGTGGGCCGGGCAAGACGATATCCGTCTCCTCAGCCCTGATCTCGTCATCACG GCACCATCGGAGATGACCGTGGGTCAACAGTCGGTTGTGAGAGTGGAGTTCACTAACCCGTTAGACGTCAAGCTGACACAGGCAGTGTTCCGTATCGAGGGTCCCGGACTGCAGAGGCCGAAGGCGATTTACTACGG AACCATCATGCCTGGGAAACAAGCCACTGTCACAGAATTCATGACACCTATGAGGGCCGGGAAGAAGACCATCGTGGCTTCCCTCACGTCCAACAAGCTCCAGCAGGTCACCGGGGAAAAGGAAGTCGAAGTGAAGCGGGCCTAA